In Candidatus Roseilinea sp., one DNA window encodes the following:
- the yfiL gene encoding putative ABC transporter ATP-binding protein YfiL: protein MSNEMETILEARDLAKHYGDVVAVKGVSFEIKRGEIFSLLGPNGAGKTTTILMLATLYTPTRGDATIAGHSVTREPMAVRRIIGVVPQELALYEDLTARENLAFWGQMYGLSGRALSRRIDEVLEQVGLTERAKDRVKTYSGGMKRRLNIGIGLIHKPQLLFMDEPAVGIDPQSRRAILDSIKALNRQGMTVLYTTHYMEEAQELSHRVGIMDHGELIALGTQAELTRQVGECETLVVHLGAHEDAEAVAQALRHIPGVLQASAGDHQVALTTRQAKAILAPLVAQTDARGIKVYSIDIREPNLEAVFLHLTGRALRD from the coding sequence ATGAGCAACGAGATGGAAACGATCCTGGAGGCGCGAGACCTAGCTAAGCACTACGGCGACGTCGTCGCCGTCAAGGGCGTATCGTTCGAGATCAAGCGCGGCGAGATCTTCAGCCTGCTCGGGCCGAACGGCGCGGGCAAGACCACGACGATCTTGATGCTCGCCACGCTCTACACGCCCACGCGCGGCGATGCGACCATCGCCGGCCACTCCGTGACGCGCGAGCCGATGGCGGTGCGCCGGATCATCGGCGTCGTGCCCCAAGAACTGGCGCTCTACGAAGACCTCACCGCGCGCGAGAACCTGGCTTTCTGGGGACAAATGTATGGCTTATCGGGACGCGCCCTGAGCCGGCGAATAGACGAGGTGCTGGAGCAGGTCGGGCTGACCGAACGCGCCAAAGATCGCGTCAAGACCTACTCCGGCGGCATGAAGCGCCGCCTCAACATCGGGATCGGCTTGATCCACAAGCCGCAGTTGCTGTTCATGGACGAGCCCGCCGTCGGCATTGACCCCCAATCGCGCCGCGCCATCCTCGACTCGATCAAGGCGCTGAACCGTCAGGGGATGACCGTCCTCTACACCACCCATTACATGGAGGAGGCGCAGGAACTTTCGCATCGCGTCGGCATCATGGATCACGGCGAATTGATCGCGCTGGGCACGCAGGCCGAACTCACCCGGCAAGTCGGCGAGTGTGAGACCTTGGTCGTGCACCTCGGCGCGCACGAGGACGCCGAAGCCGTCGCCCAGGCGCTGCGCCACATCCCCGGCGTCCTCCAGGCGAGCGCCGGCGATCATCAGGTTGCGCTGACCACGCGGCAGGCGAAGGCCATCCTCGCGCCGCTCGTGGCGCAAACCGACGCGCGCGGGATCAAGGTCTACTCGATTGACATTCGCGAGCCGAATCTCGAAGCCGTCTTTCTTCACCTGACCGGTCGCGCGCTGCGCGATTGA
- a CDS encoding oxidoreductase, producing MTRTLTPNYKPKLPPKIDYGIGIVGCGGIVNYAHLVAYKNNGLRVVACHDANPEAAQKTAEAHGIPKVYQNLDDLLADPAVEIVDIAVQPWHQRAIAERALAAGKHLLCQKPLSDTFGDAVAIVEAGRRAGRKVAVNQQMRWDAGIAAAQDLIAKGVIGRPTDAQIQVSTNTPWHMWPWLAESPRLEVLYHSIHYLDAMRFLFGEPAWVTSRHAKYPKQGAKAETKTITILDYADGLQAMVAVNHHDESPDGYATFRFLGTEGIIKGTIGLMYNYPHGRPDTFEVHLHTDKPEDWHVIPLAGMWIPDAFIGPMASLMEAIQTDGMPATDAADNLNTLRIVEAAYRSAAENRSVRPTEI from the coding sequence ATGACGCGAACTCTCACCCCGAATTACAAACCCAAGTTACCGCCAAAGATAGACTACGGCATTGGCATTGTCGGTTGCGGGGGCATCGTCAACTACGCTCACTTGGTCGCCTACAAGAACAACGGCTTGAGGGTGGTTGCTTGCCACGACGCGAACCCAGAAGCCGCCCAGAAAACCGCTGAGGCGCACGGCATCCCGAAGGTGTATCAGAACCTGGATGACCTACTCGCCGATCCCGCCGTCGAGATCGTAGATATCGCCGTGCAGCCGTGGCATCAACGCGCCATCGCGGAGCGCGCGCTGGCAGCCGGCAAACATCTGCTTTGTCAAAAGCCGCTCTCGGACACCTTCGGCGACGCCGTTGCAATTGTCGAAGCCGGCCGGCGCGCCGGCCGAAAGGTCGCGGTCAATCAGCAGATGCGCTGGGATGCCGGCATTGCTGCCGCACAGGATCTGATTGCCAAAGGCGTGATCGGCCGGCCCACCGACGCCCAGATTCAGGTGAGCACAAATACCCCCTGGCACATGTGGCCCTGGCTGGCCGAATCGCCCCGGCTCGAAGTGCTCTATCACAGCATCCACTATCTTGATGCGATGCGCTTCCTGTTCGGTGAGCCGGCCTGGGTCACCAGCCGACATGCGAAATATCCCAAACAGGGTGCCAAGGCCGAGACCAAAACTATCACGATTCTGGACTACGCCGATGGCTTGCAGGCGATGGTCGCCGTCAACCATCATGACGAAAGCCCGGATGGCTACGCCACTTTCCGCTTCCTCGGCACGGAGGGCATCATCAAAGGCACCATCGGCCTGATGTACAACTACCCGCACGGTCGCCCCGATACCTTCGAGGTTCATCTTCACACCGACAAGCCCGAAGATTGGCATGTGATTCCCTTGGCAGGGATGTGGATTCCCGATGCGTTCATCGGTCCGATGGCCTCCCTCATGGAGGCGATCCAGACCGATGGCATGCCGGCCACGGACGCCGCAGACAACCTGAACACCTTGCGCATCGTCGAGGCGGCATACCGTTCGGCAGCGGAGAACCGCTCCGTAAGGCCAACGGAAATTTGA
- a CDS encoding GntR family transcriptional regulator: protein MDAKANGPVTVTDYVTRSIRERILSGAYPPGTKLDQHMLVEEFGASLIPVRESLRQLEAQGFVRLYPHKGAYVAELSLAEIKEIYFVRELLEEAATRLAVPRLSAEDKTRLRQRLEQMERATASGDYAQLLELNRDFHFIIYEAGDNRLLVELIRGLWDRSSRYRHLYTYLPDRAPRALREHKRIYRLCVSGDAEVAARAVRHNVRQTVKGLVPVLRARLAETKHST from the coding sequence ATGGACGCCAAGGCGAACGGACCGGTGACCGTGACCGACTACGTCACGCGCAGCATTCGCGAGCGGATTCTGAGCGGCGCCTATCCGCCGGGGACAAAGCTCGACCAGCACATGTTGGTCGAAGAATTCGGCGCCAGTCTGATTCCGGTACGCGAGAGCCTGCGCCAGCTCGAAGCGCAGGGATTCGTCCGCTTGTATCCGCACAAAGGTGCTTACGTCGCCGAACTGTCGCTTGCGGAGATCAAAGAGATCTATTTCGTGCGTGAGCTGCTCGAGGAAGCAGCGACGCGGCTGGCCGTACCGAGGCTCTCGGCAGAGGATAAAACCCGGTTGCGCCAGCGCCTCGAACAGATGGAACGGGCGACGGCGTCCGGCGATTACGCCCAACTGCTCGAACTCAACCGTGATTTCCATTTCATCATCTACGAGGCCGGCGACAATCGCCTGCTAGTCGAGCTGATTCGTGGCCTGTGGGATCGCTCCAGCCGCTACCGGCATCTTTACACTTATCTGCCCGACCGCGCGCCGCGCGCGTTGCGGGAGCACAAGCGCATCTACCGCTTGTGCGTCTCCGGCGATGCCGAGGTCGCCGCTCGTGCCGTCCGGCACAACGTTAGACAGACGGTGAAAGGCCTGGTGCCGGTGCTGCGCGCCAGGCTTGCCGAGACGAAGCACTCAACCTAG
- the dadA gene encoding amino acid dehydrogenase, which translates to MAAKTILIVGGGVIGLSIAYYVMRAGHCVVVVERGAPDHDSCSLGNAGMIVPSHFVPLAAPGMVIYGLRAMWNPESPFYIRPRLSRDLLEWGWKFMRAATAEWVDRAAPLLRDLSLASRQCFVELADAWGNAFGLAQKGLLMLCKTEAALHEEAMTAERAHRLGIPAQVLTPEETARLEPNLTMDIAGAVYFPEDCHLAPQRFVAELTRRLMAGGAQFRWCTEVIGWRVSGRRIEGVCTSTGELQADEYVIAGGAWSPRIAHGLRAHLPMQAGKGYSITLKQPKQMPEICAILVEARVAVTPMSLDGALRFGGTMEIAGLDESINPARVRGIVNAVPKYLPAFSPEDFRDAPVWRGLRPVSPDGLPYVGRLRCYDNLSVATGHAMVGLSLGPITGKLMAQVLSGEQPAIDTTLLDPDRFAR; encoded by the coding sequence ATGGCTGCGAAGACCATCCTGATCGTTGGTGGCGGTGTCATTGGGCTAAGCATCGCTTACTACGTGATGCGCGCCGGCCACTGCGTCGTCGTCGTCGAACGCGGCGCGCCGGATCACGACTCGTGCTCGCTGGGCAACGCCGGCATGATTGTGCCCAGCCACTTCGTCCCTCTGGCAGCGCCGGGCATGGTGATCTACGGTCTGCGCGCCATGTGGAATCCGGAGAGCCCGTTCTACATTCGCCCCCGCTTGAGCCGCGATTTGTTGGAATGGGGATGGAAGTTCATGCGCGCGGCCACCGCCGAATGGGTGGATCGCGCTGCGCCGCTGCTGCGCGACCTCAGCCTGGCTAGCCGACAGTGCTTCGTCGAACTGGCCGATGCGTGGGGCAACGCGTTCGGCCTAGCACAAAAAGGCCTGCTAATGCTATGCAAGACCGAGGCCGCGCTGCATGAAGAGGCGATGACCGCGGAACGCGCCCATCGGCTCGGCATCCCGGCGCAAGTGTTGACGCCCGAAGAAACGGCGCGGCTCGAGCCGAACTTGACGATGGACATCGCCGGCGCGGTTTACTTTCCCGAAGATTGTCATCTAGCGCCGCAGCGCTTCGTGGCCGAATTGACCCGCCGGCTGATGGCCGGCGGTGCACAGTTTCGCTGGTGCACCGAAGTGATCGGATGGCGTGTCAGCGGTCGGCGAATCGAGGGCGTGTGCACGAGTACGGGCGAACTGCAAGCGGATGAGTATGTGATCGCCGGCGGCGCGTGGTCGCCGCGCATCGCGCACGGGCTTCGCGCGCATTTGCCAATGCAGGCCGGCAAAGGCTACAGCATCACCCTCAAGCAGCCGAAACAAATGCCGGAGATTTGTGCCATCCTTGTCGAAGCGCGCGTGGCAGTGACGCCGATGTCGCTCGACGGCGCGCTGCGCTTCGGGGGGACGATGGAGATCGCCGGTTTGGACGAGTCTATCAATCCGGCGCGCGTGCGCGGTATCGTCAACGCCGTGCCGAAATACCTGCCTGCCTTCTCGCCGGAGGATTTTCGCGATGCGCCCGTGTGGCGCGGTTTGCGACCGGTGTCGCCGGATGGGCTGCCCTACGTAGGACGGCTGCGCTGCTACGACAACCTGAGCGTCGCGACCGGTCACGCCATGGTGGGCTTGAGTCTGGGGCCGATCACCGGCAAGCTGATGGCGCAGGTGCTGTCGGGGGAGCAGCCGGCGATAGATACGACGTTGCTCGATCCGGATCGCTTCGCACGATGA
- a CDS encoding short-chain dehydrogenase: protein MEQRLKDKIAIVTGAGRGIGKGVALRLAGEGAHVVIAEYDADAAQQTAQEVCALGVSALPYPIDLSDVSQIQPMVDAVVRAFGRIDILVNNAGRVQTKPMLDLTEADWDRIASVNQRGLFFCLQAVARQMIAQIPEDIRNRDRAPHSFGKIVNFSSVAGRSGRPNSTHYAATKAAVISITRSAALALARYNINVNAVCPGIVLTAMWQEIDQANQVMRGLEPGEWIRRSIETVPLKRAAQPEDIAAAVAFLCSPDADYITGQALNVDGGLEMD, encoded by the coding sequence ATGGAACAGCGACTGAAGGACAAAATCGCCATCGTCACCGGCGCCGGACGGGGCATCGGCAAGGGCGTAGCGTTGCGGCTGGCGGGCGAAGGGGCACACGTCGTCATCGCGGAATACGACGCCGACGCCGCACAGCAAACCGCGCAGGAAGTGTGTGCGCTCGGTGTTTCTGCCCTGCCGTATCCAATTGATCTGTCCGATGTGTCTCAGATCCAGCCGATGGTGGATGCGGTGGTGCGCGCCTTCGGCCGCATAGACATCCTGGTCAACAACGCCGGCCGCGTGCAGACCAAGCCGATGCTCGATCTGACCGAGGCGGACTGGGATCGCATCGCCAGCGTTAACCAGCGCGGGCTGTTCTTCTGCTTGCAGGCCGTGGCACGGCAGATGATCGCGCAAATTCCCGAAGACATCCGCAACCGCGATCGCGCGCCGCACAGCTTCGGCAAGATCGTCAACTTTTCATCGGTCGCCGGCCGCAGTGGCCGGCCTAACTCCACCCATTACGCTGCGACGAAAGCTGCTGTGATCAGCATCACGCGCTCGGCGGCGCTGGCGCTGGCGCGTTACAACATCAACGTCAACGCCGTCTGTCCCGGCATCGTGCTCACTGCGATGTGGCAAGAGATAGACCAGGCCAACCAGGTGATGCGCGGGCTGGAACCCGGCGAGTGGATTCGCCGCTCCATCGAAACCGTGCCGCTCAAACGCGCTGCCCAGCCGGAGGATATCGCTGCCGCCGTGGCTTTTCTGTGCTCGCCCGATGCGGACTACATCACCGGCCAGGCGCTCAACGTGGATGGAGGGTTAGAGATGGATTAG
- the metE gene encoding 5-methyltetrahydropteroyltriglutamate--homocysteine methyltransferase, whose product MLTYTDLPLLPTQLVGSAGVPSWIWVFRDAIAEGKVGPEDIRETLMDAVNIAIQDATEAGVDIISDGEFFRADFTWNFHERIAGLEKIPFERRLGYPGPDQLDAFRAVEPLTVPNGYGLVDEVRYIKTRTHKPFITALQSPLTQAFRIDPGKVYKDKGEVAWALVPFINKELKDAVAAGARHIQFDEPAFWTMPGGMPEFVKMYNACVEGVNATIGVHLCFGNFRGRPATSDRTYKHIAPYLEQMNVDVVHMEFANRCMWEAELWAKYGGEKILCAGVIDVKGRSLETPELVAERIRLLLRYVKPEKLWVSSDCGFSQTARWLAVEKMKAMVKGAAIVRKELMG is encoded by the coding sequence ATGCTTACCTACACTGATCTTCCCCTGCTTCCTACGCAGCTCGTCGGCAGCGCCGGCGTGCCAAGCTGGATCTGGGTCTTCCGCGACGCGATAGCGGAGGGCAAAGTTGGGCCAGAGGACATCCGCGAGACGTTGATGGACGCCGTGAATATCGCCATCCAAGATGCGACCGAGGCGGGTGTGGACATCATCTCCGACGGCGAGTTCTTTCGGGCCGATTTCACATGGAACTTCCACGAGCGCATCGCCGGTCTGGAGAAAATTCCTTTCGAGCGGCGGCTCGGATACCCCGGCCCGGACCAGTTGGACGCCTTTCGCGCCGTCGAACCGCTCACCGTGCCGAACGGCTACGGCCTGGTGGACGAAGTGCGCTACATCAAGACGCGCACCCACAAGCCGTTCATCACGGCGCTGCAAAGCCCACTCACGCAAGCCTTTCGCATTGACCCCGGCAAGGTGTACAAGGACAAGGGCGAGGTGGCCTGGGCATTGGTGCCGTTCATCAATAAGGAGTTGAAAGACGCCGTGGCCGCCGGCGCGCGCCACATCCAGTTCGACGAGCCGGCGTTCTGGACGATGCCCGGTGGCATGCCGGAGTTTGTGAAGATGTACAACGCCTGTGTGGAAGGCGTGAACGCCACCATCGGCGTGCACTTGTGCTTCGGCAACTTCCGCGGACGCCCGGCCACCTCTGACCGCACCTACAAACACATCGCCCCTTACCTCGAGCAGATGAACGTGGACGTGGTGCACATGGAGTTCGCCAACCGCTGCATGTGGGAGGCCGAGCTGTGGGCAAAGTATGGCGGCGAAAAGATCCTGTGCGCCGGCGTGATTGACGTGAAGGGCCGCTCGTTGGAGACACCGGAGCTGGTGGCCGAGCGCATCCGGCTGCTGCTGCGCTACGTCAAGCCGGAGAAGCTCTGGGTCTCGTCCGACTGTGGCTTCAGCCAGACGGCGCGCTGGCTGGCCGTCGAAAAGATGAAAGCAATGGTCAAAGGCGCAGCGATTGTGCGAAAGGAGTTGATGGGCTGA
- a CDS encoding DNA-binding response regulator, whose translation MDRIRILIVDDQRLMREGLRMLLEMEEDFEVVGEAADGQAALDACAQLAPDIVLMDIRMPGMDGVEATRRLLQRNPSARVIILTTFDDDQYVFEGLRAGALGYLLKDLSGEELARAIRTVAHGGALIEPSIARKVFAEFARLAPAARDVNQGLAEPLSEREIEVLKLIAAGLSNREIAQRLFLAEGTVKNYVTSVLGKIGAHDRTQAALRGRELGLI comes from the coding sequence ATGGACCGCATTCGCATTCTCATCGTGGATGATCAGCGGCTGATGCGCGAAGGGCTGCGCATGCTGCTCGAAATGGAAGAGGACTTCGAGGTGGTCGGCGAAGCTGCGGATGGCCAGGCCGCCCTGGACGCCTGCGCGCAACTTGCGCCCGACATCGTATTGATGGACATCCGAATGCCGGGCATGGACGGCGTCGAAGCGACCCGCCGTCTGCTGCAGCGCAATCCGTCGGCGCGCGTGATCATCTTGACCACCTTCGACGACGATCAATACGTGTTCGAGGGGTTGCGCGCCGGCGCGCTCGGGTATTTGCTCAAGGATCTCTCCGGCGAAGAGCTGGCGCGCGCGATCCGCACCGTGGCACATGGTGGCGCCTTGATCGAGCCATCCATCGCGCGCAAGGTGTTTGCCGAGTTCGCGCGGCTGGCTCCGGCTGCGCGCGACGTGAACCAGGGCTTGGCGGAACCGCTCAGCGAACGCGAAATCGAAGTGCTCAAGCTCATCGCCGCCGGCCTGAGCAACCGCGAGATTGCCCAGCGGCTCTTTCTGGCCGAAGGCACGGTCAAGAACTACGTCACCAGCGTGCTCGGCAAGATCGGCGCGCACGATCGAACACAGGCGGCGCTGCGAGGCAGAGAGCTGGGACTAATCTGA
- a CDS encoding amidohydrolase, with protein sequence MRFDLLIKNGLLIDPGQNINAPRDVAIKRNRVAAVDRDIPADSAARVIDAAGQIVTPGLVDLHTHVYYGVTFWGIQADPVAARSGVTTWLDVGSAGAFNLIGLRDYVARSSRVRIYALLNISSIGLTAMTYELANLNYCDVDLCCKLIDAHRDFVLGVKARIDANTVGENGLEPLRRAREAADRVGMPLMVHIGIAGPSIGDVLAHLKPGDILTHCFTGHTMRIIGADGRLLDDARRAWERGVVMDIGHGAGSFSFETAEALLSQGYPPDVISTDIHQMSVHGPLFDMPTCMSKFLALGMSLEEVVRAATIRPAQVLGLQDEVGTLKPGAYADVALFRLCEGDYTFYDVFMNARKGRQLLCNTLTIVNGQPMARTPDGPTMPWIELTEDQQALIARGHTPAAMVRAECC encoded by the coding sequence ATGCGATTCGACCTCCTGATCAAGAACGGCCTGCTGATTGATCCTGGGCAAAACATCAATGCGCCGCGCGATGTCGCCATCAAGCGCAATCGCGTCGCGGCGGTGGATCGCGACATTCCTGCCGATAGCGCCGCGCGCGTCATTGACGCCGCCGGTCAGATCGTCACCCCCGGCTTGGTGGATCTGCACACGCACGTGTATTACGGCGTCACCTTCTGGGGCATCCAAGCCGATCCGGTGGCGGCGCGCAGCGGCGTGACGACGTGGCTCGACGTCGGCTCTGCCGGGGCGTTCAACCTGATCGGCCTGCGCGACTACGTGGCGCGCTCGTCGCGTGTCCGCATCTACGCCTTGCTCAACATTTCATCCATCGGCCTAACGGCGATGACGTATGAGCTGGCCAACCTGAATTACTGTGACGTAGACCTGTGCTGTAAGCTAATTGATGCCCATCGGGACTTCGTGTTGGGCGTCAAAGCGCGCATTGATGCCAACACGGTCGGCGAGAACGGATTAGAGCCGCTGCGCCGGGCGCGCGAGGCTGCCGATCGCGTTGGCATGCCGCTGATGGTGCACATCGGCATTGCCGGACCGAGCATCGGCGATGTGTTGGCGCACCTGAAGCCCGGCGACATCCTGACCCACTGCTTCACCGGCCATACCATGCGCATCATCGGCGCAGATGGTCGTCTGTTGGACGACGCGCGCCGCGCCTGGGAGCGCGGCGTGGTCATGGATATCGGCCACGGGGCCGGCTCATTTTCGTTCGAGACCGCCGAAGCGCTGCTGAGCCAGGGTTACCCGCCGGACGTGATCTCGACCGACATCCACCAGATGAGCGTGCACGGTCCGCTGTTCGACATGCCGACGTGTATGAGCAAGTTCCTGGCGCTGGGCATGTCGTTGGAGGAAGTAGTCCGTGCGGCGACGATCCGGCCGGCACAGGTGTTGGGGCTGCAGGACGAAGTCGGCACGCTCAAACCCGGCGCGTACGCCGACGTGGCGCTGTTCAGGCTGTGCGAGGGCGATTACACGTTCTACGACGTGTTCATGAACGCGCGCAAGGGCCGGCAATTGCTGTGTAACACGCTTACGATCGTGAACGGGCAGCCGATGGCGCGCACGCCCGATGGCCCGACGATGCCGTGGATCGAGCTGACCGAAGACCAGCAGGCGTTGATCGCGCGCGGGCATACGCCGGCTGCAATGGTGCGCGCCGAGTGCTGCTGA
- a CDS encoding DNA-directed RNA polymerase sigma-70 factor translates to MSDQALQQTLLQRAREFDLQALAEIYDLFSPALYRYAVRLLNDADLAEECVTETFSRFLRALKSNSGPRRHLRAYLYRVAHNWITDHYRVARPATVSLEEIEDLPALDQHNPSPLQVVMGKLASERIRAAIMSLTPEQRQVIVLKYYEGMTNDEVAAAIDKPVGAVKALQQRALAALRRILHVQNDPAGVLDELRVETGSA, encoded by the coding sequence ATGAGCGATCAGGCATTGCAGCAGACGCTACTGCAACGCGCGCGTGAATTCGATTTGCAGGCTTTGGCCGAGATATACGACTTATTCAGCCCAGCGTTGTATCGGTATGCCGTGCGGTTGTTGAACGATGCGGATCTGGCCGAAGAATGCGTGACGGAGACGTTCAGCCGTTTTTTGCGCGCGCTCAAATCCAACAGCGGCCCGCGTCGGCATCTGAGAGCTTATTTGTATCGCGTGGCGCATAACTGGATAACTGACCACTATCGCGTGGCCCGCCCAGCGACTGTATCTCTCGAGGAGATAGAAGACTTGCCGGCGCTGGATCAGCATAATCCGAGCCCTCTTCAAGTCGTGATGGGCAAGTTAGCCAGTGAGCGGATTCGGGCGGCGATCATGTCGCTGACGCCTGAACAGCGTCAAGTGATCGTGCTGAAATACTATGAGGGAATGACCAATGACGAGGTTGCCGCTGCCATAGATAAACCGGTCGGGGCAGTGAAAGCGTTGCAGCAGCGTGCTCTAGCCGCGCTTCGGCGGATTTTGCACGTGCAAAACGATCCAGCAGGAGTACTTGATGAGTTACGGGTTGAGACGGGCTCGGCGTAG